The Brachyhypopomus gauderio isolate BG-103 chromosome 1, BGAUD_0.2, whole genome shotgun sequence genome includes the window CTGGTGTAAGGTAAAATGGCATTGTGATGTAAAATGAGACTGCACTGTAATTGGCACTATTTGTCCAGGTTGTAATTGTAAATGGCACTGTGGTATAACTTGTGTACTTACTAGACGACCTGTAGTTCTGTCTCCTGCACTCAGGATCGTGACACCTCTGATACCACACCTCTTCTTTCAGATCCACAACAATTCtgaaaagaacaaaaagcacaaGATACACAGAGCTGAGCAATTTCAGCAAGTCAGTGGTTCTGTTTATTACAAACAAAGATGCTAAAATGGTTTCCCAGCATCTCCCGTGTTTTTTGCCAGGCAGACTCTGCCGTAGTTTGTTTAATCACTGTTGCTACAAGGGATTGTGTCATCATCATTACTTTCAGATGGGAGGAGGATCTCCTTGAAGGACTCACATGATGTTGTTACTCTTGTGGAAACGGCCCACATTATGACACCAGCGGAACCTTCCGATGTCATAGACCAGCAGTTGCTCGGATACAAAGTAGGTCCAGCGCCTGATGCCTGTCAATGTAATCCAATGACGTCAATTCATTTAGCAATGTTGAAGGGATCGTTCAGCTTGTGGTCTATGTACTTACATCCTTGAACACCATCCTTGTACACCAGTGTCAGCACAAAGTCATCTAGCTCTTTGTATGGCGATGCCTGCTGTTCACCTGCAAGCTCTGTAAAAAACAGTAATACAATTTAagtttgttcttaaattgtatgtctgtctatggttatttgtgcttcttggcaaacattTAACTTGCAAAcaactaggtaatgacattgactcctgtagtttagcagtagtctgactcaatggtattttaaattctggcctatctgtacaattacctaggatgaattctgtgatcagatgcaaagcacttttgtatgtcgctctggataagagcatctgctaaatgccgtaaatgtaaatgtaagcgTAATAAGGATGAATTGTAGATATAAAAACACTCACCTATTGTTGAGGGACTAAATGATACATAAACATTTAGTATATAAGTAGTTTGCTGGAACCACTAAGGGCAGCAGTGCATCATTTGCAGTGATATGTCACACAACTCACTACAGGGTGATTTTGGTTATAGAGAAGGGCTAATTAGGGAAATGAGAGGAAAAGGTCTTCCACTGTGGTGTGTTTAGACGTTCATAAACCTTCACCTCACCAAAAACAATTCCCCAACAATCAAGTGTGAACACTACTACAggtgtagtagtattagtaaacACAGAGAATATGGCTATATTTGGACCTTGATTTGACCAACAGAGCATGGCACAATATCAAATACTTCAAACACAGAGAATGAAAACCAAATCTCTTGTGTGGACACCATCATAGTGTCTACACCACTGGGATTGCAGTTGAAATACAGAGAAAAGGTTTTAGTGCAAACATGTTGGGTTATGCTTGCTGCAATAGGAGTTGTAGTCCGGTTAACCTTGATATAAGGAACATTGGTCATAGGTCAGGATTCTAAGTACCTGAACCTTGTTGGACTCTTTGCTGGACTGAACACTGTCGCTCAGCTGAACTCCTCTCTGGAGCGTCACACTCCAGAATCCTCTGGCCTGTGAAACTGTGAAGAAATCAGACCATTTATATAGAACAACAAATGACAAGGACACTTTTTAGAGACAGCACAGTTACATGTCATTCCATTTTAGCAGTTTCCTAATAAAATCAGTGAAGCCCTTATACTCGAGTAACTACCTTGTCCTGTTTACTTTTTACATGAATGTCCTTATGTGGTAATAATAGCTAGCAGagatacacttacacacacacacgggtcattccatgtcaaatcaaccaaaatttagattgaccatctcagaatcccttcaaactttccccatttagtaggcagatatgtttcatgggaaaatccaaagtatttctgttccatgttcaatatttcaagagTTACAGCCGTTTTTGTAAAGACGCATCTTTTGCGAAAGTGGCTAAATAGCaatatttgaatgtgaatatCTCTAAAACTATTACAGCTAGAAGGCTGAATTTTTTTGGTATGTTTAGTAACTTGTATACTTTATGTACTTTCTGGTGCTGTaagttgtgttgtgtcaatagaaaaaaatcccaaatttggaaaaaaaatcaactaaGAGTCATTTTCACCTGTCATTATCTCATGGATGGAGTAGAAGAAGGCTGATCTATGTTTTATCTTTCAAAGTACTTCCCGTGGCAATGTTGAAGTAATAATTAAGTTGCCTGTATGTGGTCCAGTTTTTGCACAATTTGCTGTGAAATATCCGATTTCACACGTACGGTACCATTGTTTGGACACTGATTCCCAAAATatctatatttattttttcatttttttgttcTGTTATATACTTTGATATGTGCTGATTATATGGTAGGAATGGCCTTTTTTGAAATCACCAATATCATGGAAAAATAACATTCAAAAAAGAGAAGCTGAAAAACTATGATTGCTCCACCAGATGGCGACAGTTGACTATAAAGTACTTGAACATCTGCTAACTCAGCGTCAGGTTTTATATTTGTTGggtcattccatgtcaaatcaaccaagaagttgtgtaaatttgtgtaaatgatttttttttgtgtaaATACTGCATTTTAGCAAAACAtaaattttgttttgcttttcttttttgaATGTTATTTTTCCATGATATTTTCAGTGGTGAATACAACCACTATACATTGGTTTGAGATAAATTTCAGCCTTCTAGCTGTAATAGTTTTAGAGatattcacattcaaatattGCTATTTAGCCACTTTCGCAAAAGATGCGTCTGAGAGGGGGGTTACAAAAACGGCTGTAActcttgaaatattgaacatggaacagaaatactttggatttttccatgaaacatatctgcctacaaatggggaaagtgtgaagggattctgagatggtcaatctaaattttggttgatttgacatggaacgatccacatacacccacacacacgaaGATAACAACTGTACTTGCTTTAAATCACATTACCTGACGTTGGTAATTAAGGAAGCCAGGAATATTCGCTCCTCTTCTGTAGCATGCTTGTCGGGCTTCGGGACAAATGTGTTATCCTCAGCCACAGTGAAGGCGGCGTTCTTCCCCAGCTTGGAGGACTTGTAGAGACGGAAGTTGCGGTTTTTGGTGTAGACTCCTGCGGCAGAAGGCAGCAGGCGgcatcacatttacatttacatcacGTCAGAAACACTTTGCAATAACGTATGTTCTTACAGCAGCCCTAAAACTTACCTAGATCCACAAACAGCTGCTTCTTGCCATCTTTGGTCTTCACGATCAGGAAGCTCAGGTCGTCCTCTTCATCCTTTTGTCTCTTTGCCTGAGGCTCCTCACTCTGGTCACCATCATCTTCTGAAGGGCTTGGTGTCGTCTCAGGAGCTTCTGTGCTGTACACAAAGTGTTGTTGGTTTGAACACCAAGAGAATCTGAGAGTCAAAACATGATTGTAACATTGGCAGAATATaaacagaatatgttaatatacCAAAATAATAATGGAACTGCTCATTTATGTTGAAATTATTATATATTCCCAGGACAAACAGACAGCAGGACTGGGTCTATATGAATGAGTACAGAAGACCTAAGACGCAGCAGGCAAGCATGAACGTTCTGTCATCATAAAGTCAGACACAATACGAATCATATGATAATAAGTAGAGAAAATTAAGCCATTTCAtgaaaaaagagaaataaatgaataaacagcaAGTACAGTAGGTTAGTCAAATTAAACCTAAAATTGCCTCACCATTTCTGTAGACTGTTCAGAGCAGGCTTAAGTATGTCATGGATAAACCTGCCTATAATGTGATGACAGCAAAATTACAGCACCAGACATTATGAGCATATGATATCAGTCCGGTCATTCACATATTCATTCAGTAATATTTATGGAAAGCAATAGACAACATGTTAGAACAGAAATGTTAATAAACATTAACATAACTATCATGCAATTGTCATATCATTGCATTATTATACTTAAGACTAGTTTACCAAATCCGAATGAAGTCTAAACCAGACAAAAGTAAAATTCCTTTGGTCTAGGTTTATTCCAAGTCAAGGAAAGCAGCACTGGTCCTAATGTTGAGGCCTACTGTGCTTACAGATGTTTTCTTCTGCTCAAAATGGTGACTTAAAGATATTTTACTAAGGCAAAGAGCCCATTAATTATGGTAATAATGATaattataacaataataataataataataaactggcAGTGGAATTGAAAATGTTTAGATTCTGTATCAGTCCGCGAGTGCCGGACATTCCGACTCACCCACGTGTCTGTTGTCTCTGAAGGTCGAGTTGGGCAGCAGGAAGATGAGATGGCGGCTGAACTTCTCAGCGGTGCTGGAGTCCAGGTTCAGCACATGTTCTGCAGAGCACTGCAGGTCATACGTCTCCGCCAGCTTCTCACAAACATACTGTCATTGAAGAGGGTCGAACACAAAACGGAATGGGTCTCCAGTCAGACTCGGCTAACATAGGTGAAAGAAACTGTACAGTCTGGAAATGCTCTGTTAATGCCTCccatgtaaatgtgtatttaagGACACAGAACAATAGGGTGGAAAACGTTAATTGCTAAACTTCTTCAAATGTGATTTTCGACAAGGATGTGGGAGCATCTGAAAAAAAACCTGTGGCTTAAATCTAACAACAATACAAATGTGGAGAGAAAGAAACGTAAAATAATCAGTTAACATCCTTAACGAGAATAGTATatctatattattattattattattatcatcatcattataTTATGACATTATATCAAATCATACAATAACatatctctgtctcttccaatgaCAGCCATCATTAATGTACCTCTCAGACTGGAGAAACATTGGTAGTGTTTACCTGCTAAAAGTGTGCatgtatgcatttgtgtgtaaatctttgtgtgtgtgtgtgtgtgtgtggttttaccTGAATTAGTAATGCCACCATCTTTTTACCATCAAGGTGTGTATTAGAAGCTTTGTGAAACTCCAGGTCAAAGTACAATTTACAAACTGCACCCTCGGGGATCACCTCGTAACAGTGCATCAGTGACTGTCTGTGAGAACTTGAGgaatgtgtgcgtgcacacacacacacacacacacacacacacacacacacacacacacacacacacacacacatagacacagacaCGAGTTAGATAACCAGCCACTTGTTTTCAAGGACACACTATCAGGGCCTGAGGTAAGTCAATGTTCTCGAACATCGCTGATATCTTGCTTAAACAATTGGATTATTAATTTCACACCACATGTCATGAGCACAGGTATGCTGAATTTATGAATGACCAGTCTGTTAGACACCCAGCTTTGATGTTTGGATTGTGGTGCATGTGAGCATGAGTGTAGGTACCTGTAGTAATGCCAGAGCTCACTGTAGCTGGTCATGAGATAAACCCTTTGCCCTGCATCTGTGCTTTCTTTCTCCAGGGCAAATACATGTACATCCTGGAAGAGACAGAAGAAGCCATTTATCATACGATGCTTGCAATCTTCCCATATTGTTCTAACACTTCGCATTGAGTCCGTTCGTTGCCTTTATTACCTGTTTGCAATGTTGACTAGCGATGATGGCAGCACTCTGCCGTGGGAAGATCCTCCAGACGGAAGAGGGCTGCCACGGCCGAGAGAGACGAGGCTTATACGCGTTGCAAATGGGAGTGTCTCGGAAGGACAGAGCCCTCTGCTCCAGCGCCTTCAGTCGGTTCTGCCACTTTACACTCGTCATCTTCCCTATATCGTTAAATATTGATCTTCGTAGAGCTCACCTGGTCAAAAACAAATAATGTGTTAATTTAACTACATCTGTTCCAGTTATGAGGGTTTGTTAAGCTGGTTAGTTCATCCATAACAGCTGTAACTGGTTGGCTGGTTAGCTgacagtatatatatacagaatatatagtatacagtatatagtatatatagtatacagtatatagtatatatatatatatatatatatatatatatatatatatatatatatatatatatatatatatatacagtatatagtatatatagtatacagtatatagtatACAGATATATATAGTACACAGGTCATCTTGCTGGCTTGTTGGCTGCAGGTTGTTGATTGTATATTCAACTTAATCATAGACGTGTCAACATTACTAGCGCTGTATTTACTGTTTACATAAACTCCTCCCGGAAATGCGAGATGgtgaatgtttgtttgtttgtttactttagCTGGTGAATTAAGGTGAATAACTAGCTAAGGCTAGGTAGCTAATTAAACTCACTCGTGTTAATCGTCAAACCCAAATGTTAACTAGAGAAGTGAACTCTGACGTCTCTTTCCACGGTGTcatacatacctgtgtggtgtcatgttttatttttattcccaAGTGTTTTAAACGTTTTAATTTCACAAACGTCTCCGTGGTTTGTTGGTGTTTTGATATTGGCGGGCCGAAATGCATGCCGGGAAAACGTCATCCGGACGTTGGCGCGCGAGTTCGATGTGAAGATGGAGCTGCTGCGCGCGCTTCAGCTGCTGAAGTTAAACGCGGCGTCTGCAGGTAGATTCACTCACGGCAGTTTAAAACACgagtgtttcacacacacacggcacaccGCAGATTTACACCGCACACCGATTTACGTTCGTTTAAGGAGAATCTCTGAGCAGCTGAACAAACGTTACAGCGCGGGGCTGTTAGAGGGAACCGGGCGGTGATGGAGGTTGTTGGGGTGGCTGAGATGTTTGACCACTGAACTATTACAGCCCATTTACAGGAAGATGCATGCACGACTCACTGGATACTGCAGCTTTACCAGTGAACTAGGAGACATCCAGCTTTGACAAATATAAACGATTTATTTACGCCGAGAACGCAGATGACAGGATATAtgtgtacatatacatatacatacacgtgtgtgtggtgcatgaAGTTTGCTTGATTTGATTTTACTAGAGAGGTAGAAGATTGACCGAACCTAAACCATCatcgttttctttcttttctgtgtCTCCTGATGCAGTTTGGGTGGACACGGTGTGGGATTCCGAGTTTGCGGACATTGAGCCTCTGGATTCTGCCATCGAGGAGGACATCAAAGTGGACTCGGGGGTTTTAAAGAAGGTTTACAAACAGTTGCTCCCGTTTTCCAGTGACGAGGACAACGCTCAGGTAACGTAGTGATATCTAGATAGTGAAAGGTCTGTGAGGGAACATGTTTATAAGACATGTCTCCTCCCTACAGTCCTGCTTTACTTGTTGTCTTTCAAATGTTTCCATAACAGTTCTCACTCGTTTTATCGTATAATAATATAACGTGTCATTAATTGCCTGTGTTTTACCTTCTGTTTCCCCGTTTTGTCTTTCATGCTGCAGAGCGTCTGGAAGGTGTTTGTGGAGAACGGGATTTCCGTGAAGACGCTGGTGGCGGTGCTCGCCAGCTTCATCCACGGTGGAAAAGCCAGATGCCCCAGTGTTGAGCAGAGACGGTACAGCCTGCAGGCCGCTGCCCTGTACCTGCTGCTTCTCAAAATCCCAGGTGAGCCACCTTGGTGCTGACCTGAGATCAGTTTATCCTACATTCACTCCCAAC containing:
- the primpol gene encoding DNA-directed primase/polymerase protein isoform X2 gives rise to the protein MTSVKWQNRLKALEQRALSFRDTPICNAYKPRLSRPWQPSSVWRIFPRQSAAIIASQHCKQDVHVFALEKESTDAGQRVYLMTSYSELWHYYSSHRQSLMHCYEVIPEGAVCKLYFDLEFHKASNTHLDGKKMVALLIQYVCEKLAETYDLQCSAEHVLNLDSSTAEKFSRHLIFLLPNSTFRDNRHVEAPETTPSPSEDDGDQSEEPQAKRQKDEEDDLSFLIVKTKDGKKQLFVDLGVYTKNRNFRLYKSSKLGKNAAFTVAEDNTFVPKPDKHATEEERIFLASLITNVSFTGQRILECDAPERSSAERQCSVQQRVQQGSELAGEQQASPYKELDDFVLTLVYKDGVQGCIRRWTYFVSEQLLVYDIGRFRWCHNVGRFHKSNNIIIVVDLKEEVWYQRCHDPECRRQNYRSSSYPLPQEVSMSYMLKEDEEDQLFLMDELGNIELSQSSAPAPPPGTEGHREQAASPSQKEDTEAWGEGPDDSFYLEALEDVERTIEEKGEISDELIMQAVTEC
- the primpol gene encoding DNA-directed primase/polymerase protein isoform X1 → MTSVKWQNRLKALEQRALSFRDTPICNAYKPRLSRPWQPSSVWRIFPRQSAAIIASQHCKQDVHVFALEKESTDAGQRVYLMTSYSELWHYYSSHRQSLMHCYEVIPEGAVCKLYFDLEFHKASNTHLDGKKMVALLIQYVCEKLAETYDLQCSAEHVLNLDSSTAEKFSRHLIFLLPNSTFRDNRHVGRFIHDILKPALNSLQKCTEAPETTPSPSEDDGDQSEEPQAKRQKDEEDDLSFLIVKTKDGKKQLFVDLGVYTKNRNFRLYKSSKLGKNAAFTVAEDNTFVPKPDKHATEEERIFLASLITNVSFTGQRILECDAPERSSAERQCSVQQRVQQGSELAGEQQASPYKELDDFVLTLVYKDGVQGCIRRWTYFVSEQLLVYDIGRFRWCHNVGRFHKSNNIIIVVDLKEEVWYQRCHDPECRRQNYRSSSYPLPQEVSMSYMLKEDEEDQLFLMDELGNIELSQSSAPAPPPGTEGHREQAASPSQKEDTEAWGEGPDDSFYLEALEDVERTIEEKGEISDELIMQAVTEC